From a region of the Geothrix sp. 21YS21S-2 genome:
- a CDS encoding chorismate synthase, whose amino-acid sequence MNSFGRTFRMSILGESHGSCVGILLDGCPAGLFLEPGDFSADMERRRGGSAPGTTPRREDDAALIQTGILGGRTTGAPILILFGNRNTDSGAYEAIKDTPRPGHADWVALKKYGGFADMRGSGHFSGRLTAGLVAAGVVAKKLLAPVRVEARLLEAGGKADIERAIQEAMAAGDSVGGLVECRVQGLPAGLGEPFFESVESLLAHGAFSIPAIKGIEFGIGFGACRLRGSQVNDPILDMEGRTATNNAGGLNGGITNGNELVFRVAVKPTSSIKAPQTTLDLRTQAPAELKVGGRHDACIALRVPVVLEAVTAAVLADLMIREGRLSRVLADG is encoded by the coding sequence GTGAACTCATTCGGCCGGACCTTCCGGATGTCGATCCTGGGCGAGTCCCACGGGTCCTGCGTGGGGATCCTCCTGGACGGGTGCCCCGCGGGCCTGTTCCTTGAGCCCGGGGACTTCTCCGCGGACATGGAGCGCCGCAGGGGCGGCTCCGCCCCCGGCACCACCCCCCGGCGCGAGGACGACGCCGCCCTCATCCAGACCGGGATCCTCGGGGGCCGCACCACCGGCGCCCCCATCCTCATCCTGTTCGGCAACAGGAACACGGACTCCGGCGCCTACGAGGCCATCAAGGACACGCCCCGTCCCGGCCACGCGGACTGGGTGGCCCTGAAGAAGTACGGCGGCTTCGCGGACATGCGCGGCAGCGGACACTTCTCGGGCCGGCTCACGGCGGGCCTGGTGGCCGCGGGGGTCGTCGCCAAGAAGCTGCTCGCCCCGGTGCGGGTCGAGGCCCGGCTCCTGGAGGCCGGCGGCAAGGCCGACATCGAGCGCGCCATCCAGGAGGCCATGGCCGCCGGGGACTCCGTGGGCGGCCTCGTGGAGTGCCGCGTCCAGGGCCTGCCGGCGGGCCTGGGCGAGCCCTTCTTCGAGAGCGTGGAGTCCCTGCTGGCCCACGGGGCCTTCTCCATCCCCGCCATCAAGGGCATCGAGTTCGGAATCGGTTTCGGGGCCTGCCGCCTGCGCGGGAGCCAGGTGAACGATCCGATCCTGGACATGGAGGGCCGCACCGCCACCAACAACGCCGGCGGCCTCAACGGCGGCATCACCAACGGCAACGAGCTGGTCTTCCGGGTGGCCGTGAAGCCCACCTCCAGCATCAAGGCACCCCAGACCACCCTGGACCTGCGCACCCAGGCCCCCGCCGAGCTGAAGGTCGGCGGCCGCCACGACGCCTGCATCGCGCTGCGGGTGCCGGTGGTGCTGGAGGCGGTCACGGCCGCGGTGCTGGCGGACCTGATGATCAGGGAAGGGCGGCTGTCGCGGGTGCTTGCGGACGGATGA
- the xdhA gene encoding xanthine dehydrogenase molybdenum-binding subunit XdhA, protein MGMKIVGTSVQRLDAVAKVTGRARYSEDFFERDMLVGKVLRSPHAHARVLRVDASRARALPGVEAVLVPGDPSWRPFGTAGHPWSLDPHHRDAQDRQILTDKARFVGDAVAAVVAVDLLTAQKALSLIEVEYEVLPFVLTPEDAMAEGAPLIHEDRPRNVLSDFGVGFGDLDAEMAKADHVFEGHFETSVVQHCHIENHNAFAFVDTDGRIVINSSTQIPHIVRRVVAQALGLPWGRVKVIKPFIGGGFGAKQDVVVEPLVAAMALAVGGRPVRYALTREEVFIDSRTRHAFRMDLKTAVSKDGELKAIGIRLLSNSGAYASHGHSIAMAGGGNFRSLYKLDAVKFEPKTVTTNLPVAGAMRGYGSPQVFFALESHLEDIARALRLDPMAFRLRNLIGVGYTDPLTGITVRSMGVPECIEKGRTLIRWDEKKKANANQTGDLRRGVGMACFSYASGTFPFSLELSGARIVMNQDGSITLQVGATEIGQGSDTAFAQMAAEILGITVDMVHVVTSQDTDVTPFDPGSYASRQTSICGVAVRKAALEARAKVLAIAARKCGLPAFELDIRDCRIVEKALGREICTLEEVAMDSYYDRIHADPIRADVSANVRNSAIAYGTTFVEVEVDLRTGKVEVLELYNIHDSGRIINPKLAEGQVHGGVSMALGAALLEQLLVDPATGKTLNNNLLDYKLPTILDTPKINAAFVETCDAGGSFGSKALGECPVISPAPAIRNAVLDATGVAFDRIPLYPQAVFEKFREAGVIRPQAPATAALP, encoded by the coding sequence ATGGGCATGAAAATCGTGGGCACGAGCGTCCAGCGCCTGGACGCCGTCGCCAAGGTCACCGGCAGGGCCCGCTACTCGGAGGACTTCTTCGAGCGGGACATGCTGGTGGGCAAGGTGCTGCGCAGTCCCCACGCCCACGCCAGGGTGCTGCGCGTGGACGCCTCCCGGGCCCGGGCGCTGCCGGGCGTCGAGGCCGTCCTCGTGCCCGGGGACCCCTCCTGGCGCCCCTTCGGCACCGCCGGGCACCCCTGGTCCCTGGATCCCCACCACCGGGACGCCCAGGACCGGCAGATCCTGACGGACAAGGCGCGGTTCGTGGGCGACGCCGTGGCGGCGGTGGTGGCCGTGGACCTCCTCACCGCCCAGAAGGCGCTCTCGCTCATCGAGGTGGAGTACGAGGTCCTCCCCTTCGTCCTGACCCCCGAGGACGCCATGGCCGAGGGCGCGCCCCTCATCCACGAGGACAGGCCCCGGAACGTCCTCAGCGACTTCGGGGTGGGCTTCGGGGACCTGGACGCCGAGATGGCGAAGGCCGACCACGTCTTCGAGGGGCACTTCGAGACCAGCGTCGTGCAGCACTGCCACATCGAGAACCACAACGCCTTCGCCTTCGTGGACACCGACGGGCGCATCGTCATCAACTCCTCCACCCAGATCCCGCACATCGTGCGCCGGGTGGTGGCCCAGGCCCTGGGCCTGCCCTGGGGGCGGGTGAAGGTGATCAAGCCCTTCATCGGCGGCGGCTTCGGCGCCAAGCAGGACGTGGTGGTGGAACCCCTGGTGGCCGCCATGGCCCTGGCCGTGGGCGGGCGCCCCGTGCGCTACGCCCTCACGCGGGAGGAGGTCTTCATCGACTCCCGCACCCGCCACGCCTTCAGGATGGACCTGAAGACCGCCGTGTCGAAGGACGGCGAGCTCAAGGCCATCGGCATCAGGCTCCTGAGCAACTCCGGCGCCTACGCCTCCCACGGCCACTCCATCGCCATGGCGGGGGGCGGCAACTTCCGGTCCCTGTACAAGCTCGACGCCGTGAAGTTCGAGCCGAAGACCGTCACCACCAACCTCCCGGTGGCCGGGGCCATGCGCGGCTACGGCTCGCCCCAGGTGTTCTTCGCCCTGGAGAGCCACCTGGAGGACATCGCCCGGGCGCTCAGGCTCGACCCCATGGCGTTCCGCCTGCGCAACCTCATCGGGGTGGGCTACACCGACCCCCTCACCGGCATCACGGTGCGCTCCATGGGCGTGCCCGAGTGCATCGAGAAGGGCAGGACCCTCATCCGCTGGGACGAGAAGAAGAAGGCCAACGCGAACCAGACCGGGGACCTCCGCCGGGGCGTGGGCATGGCCTGCTTCAGCTACGCCTCGGGCACCTTCCCCTTCAGCCTCGAACTGAGCGGGGCCCGCATCGTGATGAACCAGGACGGCTCCATCACCCTGCAGGTGGGCGCCACGGAGATCGGCCAGGGCAGCGACACCGCCTTCGCCCAGATGGCCGCGGAGATCCTGGGCATCACCGTGGACATGGTCCACGTGGTCACGTCGCAGGACACGGACGTCACGCCCTTCGACCCGGGTTCGTACGCCTCCCGCCAGACCAGCATCTGCGGCGTGGCGGTGCGCAAGGCCGCGCTGGAGGCCCGGGCCAAGGTCCTGGCCATCGCCGCGCGCAAGTGCGGCCTGCCGGCCTTCGAGCTGGACATCCGGGACTGCCGCATCGTGGAGAAGGCCCTGGGCCGGGAGATCTGCACCCTCGAGGAGGTGGCCATGGACTCCTACTACGACCGCATCCACGCCGACCCCATCCGCGCCGACGTCTCCGCCAACGTGCGGAACTCCGCCATCGCCTACGGCACGACCTTCGTGGAGGTGGAGGTGGACCTCCGCACCGGCAAGGTCGAGGTCCTGGAGCTGTACAACATCCACGACTCCGGCCGCATCATCAATCCGAAGCTGGCCGAGGGCCAGGTCCACGGCGGCGTGAGCATGGCCCTGGGCGCCGCCCTCCTGGAGCAGCTGCTGGTGGATCCCGCCACCGGGAAGACCCTCAACAACAACCTGCTGGACTACAAGCTCCCCACCATCCTCGACACCCCGAAGATCAACGCCGCCTTCGTGGAGACCTGCGACGCGGGCGGCTCCTTCGGCTCCAAGGCCCTGGGCGAGTGCCCCGTCATCTCCCCCGCCCCCGCCATCCGCAACGCCGTGCTGGACGCGACGGGCGTCGCCTTCGACCGGATCCCCCTCTACCCGCAGGCCGTGTTCGAGAAGTTCCGAGAGGCGGGCGTCATCCGTCCGCAAGCACCCGCGACAGCCGCCCTTCCCTGA
- a CDS encoding anthranilate synthase component I family protein → MTPASPTSTPAAAAPLVISFPADLTTPVRAFLALTEPGQDAYLLESVTGGESQARFSFIGLDASEVFEAGTEAALVRGGVREALPGHPLAALEAWAAALKVETPEVPVPFLGGAVGWADFSAFALAEPVLEASFPGARKPRLRFGRFASGLVLDHLKQQGYLYHFPTAGDGEARLAELASRLEGALPERPAPPVFATTRTPDRARFARNFKAAQEAILAGDAYQIVLSEPFEGRIEGDPFEVYRRLRRLNPSPYHFFVSLGGRTLVGASPEMLVRVEGSQVATVPIAGTRRRSGDPLEDGRLAAELKADPKELAEHAMLVDLSRNDLGRVCAHGSVTVPVREQVEMFSHVMHLISEVRGSLRPELRPLDALWSTFPAGTLSGAPKIRATQILAALEGEDRGAYGGGVGILDRTGNLEIAITIRSLEIQDGVARFRAGAGIVADSVEASEWAEIHAKAGVLLSALGVEVHR, encoded by the coding sequence ATGACACCTGCATCCCCCACATCCACCCCGGCGGCCGCGGCCCCCCTGGTGATCTCCTTCCCGGCGGACCTCACGACCCCCGTGCGGGCCTTCCTGGCCCTCACGGAGCCGGGCCAGGACGCCTACCTGCTGGAGTCCGTCACGGGCGGCGAGTCCCAGGCCCGCTTCTCCTTCATCGGTCTGGACGCGTCGGAGGTCTTCGAGGCGGGGACGGAGGCGGCGCTGGTGCGCGGCGGCGTCCGGGAGGCCCTGCCGGGCCACCCTCTGGCGGCCCTGGAGGCCTGGGCCGCGGCCCTGAAGGTGGAGACTCCCGAGGTCCCGGTGCCCTTCCTGGGCGGGGCGGTGGGCTGGGCGGACTTCAGCGCCTTCGCCCTGGCCGAGCCGGTGCTGGAAGCCTCCTTCCCCGGGGCCCGCAAGCCCAGGCTGCGCTTCGGTCGCTTCGCCTCGGGCCTGGTGCTGGACCACCTCAAGCAGCAGGGCTACCTCTACCACTTCCCCACGGCCGGGGACGGGGAGGCGCGCCTGGCGGAACTGGCCTCCCGCCTGGAAGGGGCCCTGCCCGAGCGGCCCGCCCCGCCGGTCTTCGCGACCACCCGCACCCCGGACCGGGCGCGGTTCGCGCGCAACTTCAAGGCCGCCCAGGAGGCCATCCTCGCCGGGGACGCCTACCAGATCGTGCTGAGCGAGCCCTTCGAGGGGCGCATCGAGGGCGACCCCTTCGAGGTCTACCGGCGGCTGCGGCGCCTGAACCCCTCCCCGTACCACTTCTTCGTGTCCCTGGGGGGCCGCACCCTGGTGGGCGCCTCGCCGGAGATGCTGGTGCGGGTCGAGGGCTCGCAGGTGGCCACCGTGCCCATCGCCGGCACCCGGAGGCGCTCGGGGGACCCGTTGGAGGACGGGCGCCTCGCCGCCGAGCTCAAGGCCGATCCCAAGGAACTGGCGGAGCACGCCATGCTGGTGGACCTGTCCCGCAACGACCTGGGCCGGGTCTGCGCCCACGGCTCGGTGACGGTGCCCGTGCGCGAGCAGGTGGAGATGTTCAGCCACGTCATGCACCTCATCTCCGAGGTGCGCGGCAGCCTGCGCCCGGAGCTCCGGCCCCTGGACGCCCTGTGGAGCACCTTCCCGGCCGGCACGCTCAGCGGCGCCCCCAAGATCCGCGCCACCCAGATACTGGCCGCCCTGGAGGGCGAGGACCGCGGCGCCTACGGCGGCGGGGTGGGGATCCTGGACCGCACCGGCAATCTCGAGATCGCCATCACCATCCGCAGCCTGGAGATCCAGGACGGCGTGGCGCGGTTCCGCGCCGGGGCCGGCATCGTGGCGGATTCGGTGGAGGCTTCGGAGTGGGCGGAGATCCACGCCAAGGCCGGCGTGCTCCTCTCCGCCCTCGGCGTGGAGGTGCACCGATGA
- a CDS encoding aminodeoxychorismate/anthranilate synthase component II yields the protein MILFVDNYDSFTYNLVSMIGALEPRLEVVRNDALTVEKALAMDLDGLVISPGPGHPRDAGVCIELVRALAPRVPILGVCLGHQVMVEAFGGRVARAGRPMHGKISLMPHDGSGLLAGLPDPLQVGRYHSLAAEAASLPDCLAVQGTTADGEIMAVRHRTFNCHGVQFHPESILTPDGAGLLANFVGLCQNPVLN from the coding sequence ATGATCCTGTTCGTCGACAACTACGATTCCTTCACCTACAACCTCGTCTCCATGATCGGGGCCCTGGAGCCCCGCCTGGAGGTGGTGCGCAACGACGCCCTCACGGTGGAGAAGGCCCTGGCCATGGACCTGGACGGCCTGGTCATCTCCCCGGGGCCCGGGCACCCCCGGGACGCCGGCGTCTGCATCGAGCTGGTGCGGGCCCTGGCGCCCAGGGTCCCCATCCTGGGCGTGTGCCTGGGGCACCAGGTGATGGTGGAGGCCTTCGGGGGCCGGGTGGCGAGGGCGGGCCGGCCCATGCACGGGAAGATCTCCCTCATGCCCCACGACGGCTCGGGCCTGCTGGCGGGTTTGCCCGACCCGCTCCAGGTGGGCCGCTACCACTCGCTCGCCGCCGAGGCCGCGAGCCTCCCGGACTGCCTCGCGGTCCAGGGCACGACGGCCGACGGGGAGATCATGGCCGTCCGCCACCGCACCTTCAACTGCCACGGCGTGCAGTTCCACCCGGAGTCCATCCTCACGCCCGACGGCGCGGGGCTGCTGGCCAACTTCGTGGGACTGTGCCAGAACCCCGTCCTGAACTGA
- the aroF gene encoding 3-deoxy-7-phosphoheptulonate synthase — translation MIIKLKHPVPALEALEGARRLDFPFGLFLALLGPGGPSLKEVQALEGVEWAKASGAKPILAARSAAPRGTRVALGRADVGGEAIALMGGPCSVEDREQIVATANYIAAYGATGLRGGAYKPRTSPYAFQGLGQEGVLLLREAGDASGLPVITEVMDPADVEEMLPFVDCFQIGARNMSSAPLLRAVGRAGKPVLLKRGPSATLEEFVLAAEYVLLEGNARVILCERGIRTFETATRNTLDLNAVPVLKAMTHLPVVVDPSHGTGRRDAVIPMARAAVAAGADGIIVEVHPDPARALSDGAQSLHFPEFRRLAEELGPVARAVGRRLDLPQSQSGVPYIRRAVGWGSAN, via the coding sequence ATGATCATCAAGCTCAAGCACCCCGTCCCCGCCCTGGAGGCCCTGGAAGGCGCCCGGCGGCTGGACTTCCCCTTCGGCCTCTTCCTGGCCCTGCTGGGCCCCGGCGGGCCCTCCCTGAAGGAGGTCCAGGCCCTGGAGGGCGTCGAGTGGGCCAAGGCCTCGGGCGCCAAGCCCATCCTGGCGGCCCGGTCCGCGGCGCCCCGGGGCACCCGGGTGGCCCTGGGCCGCGCCGACGTGGGCGGCGAGGCCATCGCCCTCATGGGCGGTCCCTGCTCGGTGGAGGACCGGGAGCAGATCGTCGCCACCGCGAACTACATCGCCGCCTACGGCGCCACCGGCCTCCGGGGCGGGGCCTACAAGCCCCGCACCTCCCCCTACGCCTTCCAGGGGCTGGGGCAGGAGGGGGTCCTGCTGCTGCGCGAGGCGGGGGACGCCTCGGGGCTGCCCGTGATCACCGAGGTGATGGACCCCGCGGACGTGGAGGAGATGCTGCCCTTCGTGGACTGCTTCCAGATCGGCGCCCGGAACATGTCCAGCGCCCCGCTGCTGCGCGCCGTGGGGCGGGCCGGCAAGCCCGTGCTCCTCAAGCGCGGCCCCTCGGCCACCCTGGAGGAGTTCGTGCTGGCCGCGGAGTACGTCCTGCTGGAGGGCAACGCCCGGGTGATCCTCTGCGAGCGCGGCATCCGCACCTTCGAGACGGCCACCCGCAACACCCTCGACCTGAACGCCGTCCCCGTGCTCAAGGCCATGACCCACCTGCCGGTGGTGGTGGACCCCTCCCACGGCACCGGGCGCCGGGACGCCGTGATTCCCATGGCCCGGGCCGCCGTGGCCGCGGGGGCCGACGGGATCATCGTGGAGGTCCACCCCGATCCCGCCAGGGCGCTCAGCGACGGCGCCCAGTCCCTGCATTTCCCCGAGTTCCGCCGCCTCGCGGAGGAGTTGGGCCCCGTGGCCCGGGCCGTGGGCCGGCGCCTGGATCTTCCCCAAAGCCAGTCCGGCGTCCCGTACATCCGGCGCGCCGTGGGCTGGGGATCGGCCAATTGA
- the trpD gene encoding anthranilate phosphoribosyltransferase, with protein MTNPLHLSENLSLDGARAFMEACLDPDSDPKAVGQALLDLNGRPFRGTELTAFAQVLRGHAVAFPAPGPSLDTCGTGGDARQGVHTANLSTLSALALAHMGVDVVKHGSRSASSLCGSADLLEALGLDLARPLPLLEADLARSHFVFLFAPRFHPVLARMVPIRRALAVPTVFNMLGPLLNPARPAYQVLGVAREEWVLPVAEALAALGLERALVVHGTTASGAGMDEASLEGPTLLQPVRAGRLLPAVRFSPGDAGVRGGLAPAAAGSLEACVDLARGLAGGAGHPDYSRRVAEEVALQAALGLALVRDRELSGLGALVAEVRASLEDGLPLPSLLSLAA; from the coding sequence ATGACCAACCCCCTGCACCTTTCCGAGAACCTCTCCCTGGACGGGGCGCGGGCCTTCATGGAGGCCTGCCTCGACCCGGATTCCGACCCCAAGGCCGTGGGCCAGGCCCTCCTGGACCTGAACGGCCGCCCCTTCCGGGGCACCGAACTCACGGCCTTCGCGCAGGTGCTGCGCGGCCACGCCGTGGCCTTCCCGGCCCCCGGGCCCTCCCTGGACACCTGCGGCACCGGCGGCGACGCCCGCCAGGGGGTGCACACGGCCAACCTCTCCACCCTGTCGGCGCTGGCCCTGGCCCACATGGGCGTGGACGTGGTCAAGCACGGGAGCCGCTCGGCGTCGAGCCTCTGCGGGTCCGCGGACCTGCTGGAGGCCCTCGGCCTCGACCTGGCCCGGCCCCTGCCGCTCCTGGAGGCGGACCTGGCCCGCAGCCACTTCGTGTTCCTCTTCGCGCCGCGCTTCCACCCGGTGCTGGCGCGCATGGTGCCCATCCGCCGCGCCCTGGCGGTGCCCACGGTGTTCAACATGCTCGGCCCCCTCCTGAACCCGGCCCGCCCCGCCTACCAGGTGCTGGGCGTGGCCCGGGAGGAGTGGGTGCTTCCCGTGGCCGAGGCCCTGGCGGCCCTGGGCCTGGAGCGGGCCCTGGTGGTGCACGGCACCACCGCCTCGGGCGCGGGCATGGACGAGGCGTCCCTGGAGGGCCCCACCCTGCTGCAGCCGGTGCGAGCCGGGCGCCTCCTTCCCGCCGTGCGCTTCTCGCCCGGGGACGCCGGGGTGCGCGGCGGCCTCGCGCCGGCCGCCGCCGGCTCCCTGGAGGCGTGCGTGGACCTGGCCCGCGGCCTCGCCGGGGGCGCGGGCCACCCGGACTATTCCAGGCGCGTGGCCGAGGAGGTGGCCCTCCAGGCCGCCCTGGGCCTCGCCCTGGTGCGGGACCGGGAGCTGTCCGGCCTGGGAGCCCTGGTGGCCGAGGTGCGGGCCTCCCTGGAGGATGGGCTGCCCCTGCCGTCCCTCCTGTCCCTGGCGGCATAG
- a CDS encoding indole-3-glycerol phosphate synthase TrpC: MAEILSAIVERERLRIAEQAFRTPFRAHPLRGEGPFELALRRARLPVIAEFKRSSPSLGPFALDADLASRLGAYARGGAACLSVLAEPHWFGGRPGDIPLALGFGLPVLYKGFVCTRKHLEEAVALGAQAVLLIARVLGGELPAYASAARALGLEPLVELHAIHEIAAAQESRARLVGWNVRNLADFSEGPADAEPLRRAFPGALLIRESGLRSPELAREALAQGFDALLIGESLMRAADPEAFLRAVRP, translated from the coding sequence ATGGCGGAGATCCTTTCGGCCATCGTGGAGCGGGAGCGCCTGCGCATCGCGGAGCAGGCCTTCCGGACCCCCTTCCGCGCCCATCCCCTGCGGGGCGAGGGCCCCTTCGAGCTGGCCCTGCGCCGGGCGCGCCTGCCGGTCATCGCGGAATTCAAGCGCTCCTCGCCCTCGCTGGGGCCCTTCGCCCTCGACGCGGACCTCGCCTCCCGGCTGGGCGCCTACGCCCGGGGCGGGGCGGCGTGCCTTTCCGTGCTGGCCGAGCCCCACTGGTTCGGCGGGCGCCCGGGTGACATCCCCCTGGCCCTGGGCTTCGGCCTGCCGGTGCTCTACAAGGGCTTCGTCTGCACCCGGAAGCATCTGGAGGAGGCCGTGGCCCTGGGGGCCCAGGCGGTGCTGCTCATCGCCCGGGTGCTGGGCGGCGAGCTCCCGGCCTACGCCTCGGCGGCGCGGGCCCTGGGCCTGGAGCCCCTGGTGGAGCTGCACGCCATCCACGAGATCGCCGCCGCCCAGGAAAGCCGGGCGCGCCTGGTGGGGTGGAACGTGCGCAACCTCGCGGACTTCTCGGAGGGCCCCGCCGACGCGGAACCCCTGCGGCGGGCCTTCCCGGGGGCGCTGCTCATCCGGGAATCGGGCCTGCGCAGCCCGGAGCTGGCCCGGGAGGCCCTGGCCCAGGGCTTCGACGCCCTGCTCATCGGGGAGTCCCTCATGCGCGCCGCGGATCCGGAAGCCTTCCTCCGGGCGGTGCGTCCGTGA
- the trpB gene encoding tryptophan synthase subunit beta, whose amino-acid sequence MTTEFTLSGRYGDLGLGGCYAPETLMQPLLELEAAFVSALADPGFQRELKEELRTFVGRPTALTSAPRLARELGLHALYLKREDLAHTGAHKINNALGQALLARRMGKREVIAETGAGQHGVACAAACARLGLSCTVYMGEVDMARQAPNVARMRLFGAQVVPVTAGLRTLKEAVNEALRTWAGRCDRAHYILGSALGPHPFPLIVRSFQSVIGEEARAQVLEACGELPEVVVACAGGGSNGLGLMVPFRDDPVRLVAVEAGGHGAGIGEHAARVGGGRVGVLHGCKSLLLQDEHGWTAETASISAGLDYPSMGPELAALCLEGRVEALRASDAQALEAARRLCRAEGILPALESSHALAVLGRLGARTVLAGLSGRGDKDLSTYQAALGA is encoded by the coding sequence ATGACGACGGAATTCACCTTGTCCGGACGCTACGGCGACCTGGGACTCGGGGGCTGCTACGCGCCGGAGACCCTCATGCAGCCCCTGCTGGAGCTGGAGGCGGCCTTCGTCTCGGCCCTGGCCGACCCCGGCTTCCAGCGCGAGCTGAAGGAGGAGCTGCGCACCTTCGTGGGCCGGCCCACGGCCCTCACCTCCGCGCCGCGGCTGGCCAGGGAGCTGGGCCTCCACGCCCTCTACCTCAAGCGCGAGGACCTGGCCCACACCGGCGCCCACAAGATCAACAACGCCCTCGGCCAGGCCCTCCTGGCCCGGCGCATGGGCAAGCGCGAGGTCATCGCGGAGACCGGCGCCGGCCAGCACGGCGTGGCCTGCGCCGCGGCCTGCGCGCGCCTGGGCCTATCCTGCACCGTCTACATGGGCGAGGTGGACATGGCCCGCCAGGCCCCGAACGTGGCCCGCATGCGGCTCTTCGGGGCGCAGGTGGTGCCGGTGACCGCGGGCCTGCGCACCCTCAAGGAGGCCGTGAACGAGGCCCTGCGCACCTGGGCGGGGCGCTGCGACAGGGCCCACTACATCCTGGGATCGGCCCTGGGCCCGCATCCCTTCCCGCTCATCGTCCGCAGCTTCCAGAGCGTCATCGGCGAGGAGGCCCGGGCCCAGGTGCTCGAGGCCTGCGGCGAACTGCCCGAGGTGGTGGTGGCCTGCGCGGGGGGCGGCAGCAACGGGCTGGGACTCATGGTGCCGTTCCGGGACGATCCGGTGCGCCTGGTGGCGGTGGAGGCCGGGGGCCACGGCGCGGGCATCGGCGAGCACGCCGCGCGCGTGGGCGGCGGGCGCGTGGGCGTCCTGCACGGCTGCAAAAGCCTCCTGCTCCAGGACGAGCACGGCTGGACAGCCGAGACCGCCAGCATCAGCGCGGGCCTGGACTATCCCTCCATGGGCCCGGAGCTGGCGGCGCTGTGCCTGGAGGGCCGCGTCGAGGCCCTGCGGGCCTCGGACGCCCAGGCCCTGGAAGCGGCCCGGCGCCTCTGCCGCGCCGAGGGCATCCTGCCGGCCCTGGAATCCAGCCACGCCCTGGCCGTCCTGGGGCGGCTCGGGGCGCGCACCGTCCTGGCGGGGCTCTCCGGCCGCGGCGACAAGGACCTCTCCACCTACCAAGCCGCGCTGGGAGCCTGA
- the trpA gene encoding tryptophan synthase subunit alpha, with protein sequence MEPILPFIMAGDPTLSGLPALLAEFRALGVGTVEVGLPHSDPVADGPVLQAAAHRALEAGTSPRRVLETLAGLPGPDVVLFTYFNPLLQLGDDLERLLAPTPVRSLLVVDLPFGEEPAWEERLRAAGYPIVPLLTPTTPLARARQLLASRPDPGPGHPFAQRFAYVVARLGVTGTGQGTDLGPVAERLEALRGATDRPLAVGFGLDDPGSLERVRALGAVPVVGSALVAALAGGAPLGAFLGPRLPVTGP encoded by the coding sequence ATGGAACCGATCCTTCCCTTCATCATGGCGGGCGATCCCACGCTTTCAGGCCTTCCGGCGCTGCTCGCGGAATTCCGGGCCCTGGGGGTGGGCACCGTGGAGGTGGGGCTGCCCCATTCCGACCCCGTGGCCGACGGCCCCGTGCTGCAGGCCGCGGCCCACCGCGCCCTGGAGGCCGGCACCTCGCCGCGGCGGGTTCTGGAGACGCTGGCCGGGCTTCCGGGGCCGGACGTCGTCCTGTTCACCTATTTCAATCCGCTGCTGCAGCTGGGGGACGACCTGGAGCGGCTCCTGGCGCCCACCCCCGTGAGGAGCCTGCTGGTGGTGGACCTCCCCTTCGGCGAGGAGCCCGCGTGGGAGGAGCGCCTGCGGGCCGCGGGCTACCCCATCGTGCCCCTGCTGACCCCCACCACGCCCCTGGCCAGGGCCCGGCAGCTCCTGGCCTCCCGGCCCGACCCGGGCCCCGGGCATCCCTTCGCCCAGCGCTTCGCCTACGTGGTGGCGCGCCTGGGGGTGACCGGCACGGGGCAGGGCACCGACCTGGGCCCGGTGGCCGAGCGCCTGGAGGCCCTGCGCGGCGCCACGGACCGCCCGCTGGCCGTGGGCTTCGGCCTGGACGACCCCGGGAGCCTGGAGCGCGTGCGGGCCCTGGGCGCGGTGCCCGTGGTCGGCTCCGCCCTGGTGGCCGCGCTGGCGGGAGGCGCCCCGCTGGGCGCCTTCCTGGGGCCGCGGCTGCCGGTCACCGGACCGTGA